In a genomic window of Terriglobia bacterium:
- a CDS encoding energy transducer TonB translates to MLPTFAVLMLAFAEAVTVVGPAYPPNAIAGGNVVALLHVSAGSVKQVEILQGDPPFVAPARASLGSWRFKATENSNVLVVVNFRSPNLYSTGSAAQKLAVSHPVPGALYPTNVIEPAYPPNSMAEGSVVLHLDVTEAGSVSSVKVVQGLGSLTAACSAAARQWRFVPARNQKGMVTASEAYAVCVVRRPILLRK, encoded by the coding sequence ATGCTACCCACTTTTGCTGTACTGATGTTGGCTTTCGCCGAAGCCGTGACAGTCGTGGGACCAGCTTACCCTCCGAACGCGATTGCCGGCGGCAACGTTGTCGCCCTTCTCCACGTGTCGGCAGGTTCTGTCAAACAGGTTGAGATCCTGCAGGGTGATCCGCCATTCGTTGCCCCTGCGCGCGCATCCCTTGGCAGCTGGCGCTTCAAAGCTACCGAAAATAGCAATGTGCTCGTCGTGGTGAATTTTCGTTCGCCCAACCTGTACTCCACTGGGTCGGCAGCCCAGAAATTAGCTGTGTCTCATCCTGTGCCCGGCGCACTCTATCCCACGAACGTGATCGAGCCCGCCTATCCGCCTAACTCCATGGCAGAGGGGAGTGTGGTGTTGCACTTGGATGTCACAGAGGCCGGCTCTGTCTCCAGCGTGAAGGTCGTGCAGGGATTGGGGAGCTTGACAGCAGCCTGCTCCGCAGCTGCACGGCAATGGCGATTCGTGCCTGCCCGAAACCAGAAGGGGATGGTCACCGCCTCTGAAGCGTACGCAGTCTGTGTCGTGCGCCGCCCGATTCTGCTCCGAAAATAG
- a CDS encoding DUF3137 domain-containing protein has translation MSLLRGFFSPNKEEIWRQLSAEIGAKYVEGSLWRGAKVQARVKPWTVTLDIYTVSTGHTHIPYTRIRAPFVNADGFRFLVYRAGLFSELGKHLGMQDVEVGFPEFDRDFIIKGNDEGRLRQFFANEKIRMLLQSQRDVRFEVVDDEGWFGADFPEGTDELRFQASGIINEISRLKQLFELFAVTLDQLCAMGSAYLNSPEIEL, from the coding sequence ATGAGCCTGTTACGCGGGTTTTTCAGTCCCAACAAGGAGGAAATCTGGCGGCAGCTGTCTGCAGAGATCGGCGCAAAATATGTCGAGGGCAGTCTATGGCGCGGCGCCAAGGTGCAGGCCCGCGTAAAGCCCTGGACTGTGACTCTCGACATCTACACCGTTTCGACGGGCCATACTCATATCCCTTACACACGAATTCGGGCGCCCTTTGTCAATGCCGACGGTTTCAGATTCCTGGTCTATCGCGCCGGTCTTTTCTCAGAACTGGGCAAGCATCTCGGGATGCAGGATGTCGAGGTTGGTTTTCCTGAATTCGATCGCGACTTCATCATAAAAGGAAATGACGAGGGCCGCCTGCGCCAGTTCTTTGCGAATGAAAAGATCAGGATGCTTCTCCAGTCGCAGCGCGACGTTCGTTTCGAAGTGGTGGACGATGAAGGCTGGTTTGGGGCTGATTTTCCCGAGGGGACGGATGAGCTGCGATTTCAAGCCAGCGGCATAATCAATGAAATCAGCCGCCTAAAACAGCTCTTTGAGCTTTTTGCTGTTACCCTCGATCAGCTCTGCGCTATGGGCTCCGCATATCTGAACAGCCCCGAAATCGAGCTGTAG
- a CDS encoding tetratricopeptide repeat protein, whose amino-acid sequence MLLGLLLATLAAYHPAWRGRMLWDDDRHITRSDLRPAEGLWRIWFDLGATQQYYPVTHSAFWLLHRLWGDAMLGYHLVNIILHALAAFLVAVILRRLGVPGAWLAAVIFALHPIQVESVAWISELKNTLSGVLYLVAVLAYLHFDKTRQKRIYALALALFVLALLSKTVTATLPAALLVIFWWQRGHLSGRRDVAPLMPWFVIGAAGGLLTALVERTLIGAQGAEFQFTLIERGLIAGRVVCFYLGKLFWPANLTFIYPRWQISQGVWWQYLYPLVVAVLLAALWRMRSRAPLAAMLFFCGTLFPALGFFNVYPFRYSFVADHFQYLASIGIIALFTAGLASLLRRWSFQPKPAAAVMTVVLGGALAFPTWSQSRQYANAETLYRVTISRNPSCWMAYNNLGNALQARGQVEKALAQYQEALRLKPDYAEAHNNLGDALQGLGRLDEAITQYQAALRLKPDFGGAYYNLGNALQGQGRLEEAAAQYREALRHEPGSAEAQGNLGSALQGLGRLDEAVIHLREAVKLKPDYATAYNNLGSALQQMGRLDEAAAQHMEAVRLKPDFAEAYNCLGSALQRMGRVNEAVTRYREALRLKPDYAEAHNNLGNALLALGRQSDAIKEYNEALRLKPDIAGVYFNLGNALQALGRHEEAVTQYNAALRLKPDFTGARYNLGQVLQGLGRLDEAALQYREVLKAEPGSAEAHNNLGVALAGRGRLEEAATHFREALRIKPDFSDARANLSRALTLLGKLHGPSGR is encoded by the coding sequence TTGCTGCTGGGATTGCTGCTGGCGACCTTGGCGGCCTATCATCCGGCCTGGCGTGGCAGGATGCTCTGGGATGACGACCGCCATATCACCCGCAGCGATTTGCGCCCCGCAGAAGGTCTGTGGCGCATCTGGTTCGATCTCGGCGCGACCCAGCAATACTATCCGGTCACCCATTCGGCTTTCTGGCTCCTGCATAGACTCTGGGGCGACGCCATGCTGGGCTACCACCTGGTCAACATCATCCTGCACGCGCTTGCGGCGTTTCTGGTGGCGGTGATCCTGCGGCGCCTGGGCGTGCCGGGGGCTTGGCTGGCGGCGGTGATCTTCGCCCTGCATCCCATTCAGGTGGAGTCCGTGGCGTGGATCAGCGAGCTGAAGAACACGCTCTCGGGCGTGCTCTATCTGGTTGCGGTGTTGGCCTATCTCCACTTCGACAAAACCAGGCAAAAACGCATTTATGCGCTGGCGCTGGCCCTCTTCGTTCTGGCCTTGCTAAGCAAGACCGTCACGGCCACCTTACCGGCGGCGCTGCTGGTGATCTTCTGGTGGCAACGCGGGCATCTGAGCGGGCGCCGCGACGTGGCGCCGCTGATGCCGTGGTTCGTGATCGGCGCGGCCGGGGGCCTCCTTACCGCCCTGGTCGAGCGCACGCTGATCGGAGCCCAGGGTGCGGAATTCCAGTTCACGCTGATCGAACGAGGCCTGATTGCCGGGCGGGTGGTCTGTTTCTATCTCGGCAAGCTGTTTTGGCCGGCGAACCTGACCTTCATTTACCCGCGGTGGCAGATCAGCCAGGGCGTGTGGTGGCAATATCTCTACCCGCTGGTTGTGGCCGTGTTGCTGGCGGCACTGTGGCGGATGCGTTCCCGGGCGCCGCTGGCGGCGATGCTGTTTTTCTGCGGGACGCTTTTTCCGGCGCTGGGCTTTTTCAACGTGTATCCGTTCCGATACTCGTTCGTAGCGGATCACTTCCAGTATCTGGCGAGCATAGGGATCATAGCCCTGTTTACCGCCGGCCTGGCGAGCCTTCTCCGACGATGGAGCTTCCAGCCCAAGCCGGCCGCGGCAGTCATGACAGTTGTTTTGGGAGGCGCGCTTGCTTTTCCCACCTGGAGCCAGAGCCGTCAGTACGCCAACGCTGAAACACTCTATCGCGTCACGATCAGCCGCAATCCGTCGTGCTGGATGGCCTACAACAATCTGGGCAACGCCCTGCAGGCAAGGGGACAGGTAGAGAAGGCGCTGGCACAATATCAAGAGGCCTTGCGGCTGAAACCGGACTACGCCGAGGCCCATAACAACCTGGGTGATGCCTTGCAGGGGCTCGGCAGGCTCGACGAGGCCATAACCCAATACCAGGCAGCCCTGCGGCTCAAGCCGGACTTTGGGGGGGCCTATTACAACCTCGGCAACGCCCTGCAGGGACAGGGCAGGCTCGAAGAGGCGGCGGCGCAGTACCGGGAGGCGCTCCGACACGAGCCGGGTTCCGCAGAGGCTCAGGGCAATCTGGGATCAGCTCTCCAGGGGTTGGGCCGGCTTGACGAGGCAGTAATTCACCTCAGGGAGGCTGTGAAGCTCAAGCCCGATTACGCCACGGCCTACAACAATCTCGGCAGCGCCTTGCAGCAGATGGGTCGTCTCGACGAGGCGGCGGCACAACACATGGAGGCTGTCCGGCTCAAGCCGGATTTTGCAGAGGCTTACAACTGCCTGGGCAGCGCGTTGCAGCGCATGGGGCGTGTCAATGAGGCAGTAACGCGATACCGTGAGGCCTTGCGACTCAAGCCGGACTACGCCGAGGCTCATAACAACCTGGGCAACGCACTGCTGGCTTTGGGCCGTCAAAGCGATGCGATCAAGGAATACAACGAGGCTTTGCGGCTCAAGCCGGATATCGCCGGGGTCTACTTCAACCTGGGCAATGCCCTGCAGGCGTTGGGCCGCCATGAAGAAGCGGTGACACAGTATAACGCGGCCTTGCGGCTCAAGCCGGACTTCACCGGGGCTCGCTACAACCTCGGACAGGTTCTGCAGGGGCTGGGACGGCTCGACGAAGCGGCCTTGCAGTACAGGGAGGTGCTCAAAGCGGAGCCGGGATCCGCGGAGGCCCACAATAATCTGGGAGTCGCGCTCGCAGGCCGGGGCCGGCTCGAGGAGGCTGCGACGCACTTCAGAGAGGCTCTCCGCATTAAGCCCGACTTCAGCGACGCGCGCGCTAACCTCAGCAGAGCCTTGACGCTGCTCGGCAAGCTCCATGGGCCGAGCGGACGCTGA
- a CDS encoding toxin has protein sequence MIVWDEAKNEKLAAARDVRFEDVIVEIVSGRVLDILEHRVRKNQKILVVNLGERVHAVPFLWDSDGNMILKTIYPTRKLQRRYGKKAK, from the coding sequence GTGATCGTCTGGGACGAAGCCAAGAATGAAAAACTGGCAGCCGCAAGGGACGTTCGTTTTGAGGATGTTATCGTCGAAATTGTGTCCGGGCGCGTTCTTGATATTCTCGAGCACCGCGTGAGAAAGAATCAAAAAATACTCGTCGTCAACCTGGGCGAGCGGGTTCATGCGGTGCCGTTTCTTTGGGATTCCGACGGCAACATGATCCTCAAAACGATCTATCCCACTCGCAAGCTTCAGAGGCGTTATGGCAAAAAAGCGAAGTAG
- a CDS encoding DUF1186 domain-containing protein, whose protein sequence is MRYSDLDTRGLEQYVEHATALLREGDFRGADARKMVGSPFYRARLNDRDRLLFRFVAHGGKSHLVLLEVIRNHAYEKSRFLNGAVVDENKLVPIPDAAQVPAGDLLPLSFINPKIQRVHVLDKILSLDDWQEAAYVQRLPLILIGSAGSGKTVLTLEKMKQMSGDLLYVTHSAYLAENARRLYYASGYENEAQNLSFLSFREFVETIHVPPGSVVDFRIFARWFARHRQASGLRDAHQLFEEFNGVLTGSPVTTPYLSRADYLALGVRRSIFTGDERPLVYDLFLKYLDFLKQEELADLNLLCFQYHEACRPSYDAIVVDEVQDLTNVQLSLILRTLRHPEKFILCGDSNQIVHPNFFSWAALKTLFYENRLKTSGEIIRLLNTNYRNTPEVTRLANRLLLLKNARFGSIDRESHYLVRPISENQGRVEFLADTDAVKREFDARTSRSTRFAVLVMRPEDKEAAGRCFRTPLLFSIQEAKGLEYENIILFNFVSGSAAVFKEVTEGVEPADLKADFSYARAKDKTDKSLEGFKFYINSLYVAMTRAVRNLYIIEQDTGHRLFRLLGLDLPGREVKLKTQDSSAEEWQAEAHRLEMQGKQEQAEAIRRRILETQPVPWPVITPDGLAQLEFEALNPQAYNRQAKLLLFEYAVMYSVPRLFPKLAALQFNPAFRADSERAAIENKYSQDCQGAHPVLNQKIERYGVDFRNPLNQTPLMVAARLGRKDLVRDLVAQGANTQARDNWGRVPLQIALRQAYSRPEYARSAIGEVYPLLAPSALKVRTGGRLVKLDSHVMEFFLLHSMLALFEDVVRRKVQVAFPAFETGDFVSALEPFPVNVIPEHRRRRPYLSGVLARNELHRGDPGNRQLFLRVSHGFYVPNPAMDIEIENAWINVCDLLHLDTMDEGAEKRLKDLLDVMRHVRKQGRLEDSSRLRFSPFHSTPVARTLDSIARKVRGEDVAWEDEWEAADPRSGATAPDVPFRQEPAVETVSVATPAEWQPEPAPCVPTQYELPLEDAVAEPAAVAASPAEPSEPEPIDAPDVVPVAADPLTVSPSEPARPRVADALPQRVAAIPQSRVTPRGAEGADMPPPLPPLLDIAMPAYTQREQQMLRRFEFPSYPFPEADARQVAANQDRFRPALLGIVRGMLDPQIKQEVIAGRHNHMGYAAAIYILAGARDQALWPLLLRVTIDPDLAPFHLRYEKWLDLPRILATVAPQDLAPIMRLGAWRPLPGASRGLILRTLAFLFFWKRTSRESVVQTLRQTFDVGIPASDLDLWDVVLDVCCTVHPHEMMGYLRRQLSPAVCRGLEVSRADLENMNLVPMDRVLADSRAAAAGPIRGWEDFAEIGLEGGRSREEECDIKEAEPIHAAPKTGRNDPCPCGSGRKFKKCCGAG, encoded by the coding sequence TTGAGATACAGCGACCTGGATACGCGAGGGCTGGAGCAGTACGTGGAGCACGCCACGGCGCTTCTTCGGGAAGGCGACTTCCGCGGCGCAGACGCCCGCAAAATGGTTGGTTCGCCGTTTTATAGGGCGCGGTTGAACGACAGGGACCGCCTGTTGTTCCGCTTCGTCGCTCACGGCGGGAAATCCCATCTCGTGCTGCTCGAGGTGATCCGGAATCATGCGTACGAAAAATCCCGCTTTCTCAACGGCGCCGTGGTTGATGAAAATAAATTGGTGCCGATCCCGGACGCCGCGCAGGTTCCGGCGGGCGATCTCCTGCCGTTGAGTTTCATCAATCCGAAAATCCAGCGCGTCCATGTGCTGGACAAGATCCTATCACTCGACGACTGGCAGGAGGCTGCGTATGTGCAGCGGCTGCCATTGATACTGATCGGTTCGGCGGGGAGCGGCAAGACGGTACTGACGCTGGAGAAGATGAAGCAGATGTCCGGCGATTTGCTGTACGTCACGCATTCCGCCTACCTGGCGGAGAATGCCCGCAGGCTGTACTACGCCTCGGGCTACGAGAACGAGGCGCAGAACCTCAGCTTCCTGTCGTTTCGCGAGTTCGTGGAAACCATCCATGTGCCGCCGGGGAGCGTGGTGGATTTCCGGATTTTCGCACGCTGGTTTGCCCGGCATCGGCAGGCTTCGGGCCTGCGCGACGCCCATCAGCTTTTCGAGGAATTCAACGGCGTGTTGACCGGTTCGCCGGTCACGACCCCGTATCTGTCGCGCGCGGACTACCTGGCCCTGGGCGTGCGCCGTTCCATTTTCACCGGCGACGAACGGCCGCTGGTGTACGACCTGTTCCTCAAATATCTCGACTTCCTCAAACAGGAGGAACTCGCGGACCTCAACCTGCTGTGTTTCCAGTATCACGAGGCCTGCCGCCCGTCCTATGACGCGATCGTCGTGGACGAAGTGCAGGATCTGACCAATGTTCAGCTCAGCCTGATTCTCAGGACGCTCCGCCATCCGGAAAAATTCATTCTTTGCGGCGATTCCAACCAGATTGTTCATCCGAATTTTTTCTCGTGGGCCGCGCTCAAGACCCTGTTCTACGAGAACCGCCTGAAGACCAGCGGCGAGATCATACGGCTTCTCAATACCAACTATCGTAACACGCCGGAAGTTACGCGCCTGGCCAATCGGCTGCTGCTCCTGAAGAATGCGCGCTTCGGATCGATCGATCGGGAAAGCCACTACCTGGTCCGGCCGATCTCGGAAAACCAGGGGCGCGTGGAATTCCTCGCCGATACGGACGCGGTGAAGCGCGAGTTCGACGCACGCACATCCCGTTCCACGCGCTTCGCCGTGCTCGTGATGCGCCCGGAGGACAAGGAAGCTGCCGGCCGCTGCTTCCGGACTCCGCTGCTTTTCTCCATCCAGGAAGCCAAGGGCCTCGAATACGAGAACATCATTCTCTTCAACTTCGTCTCAGGATCAGCTGCCGTGTTCAAGGAGGTCACCGAGGGAGTAGAACCCGCGGATTTGAAAGCGGACTTCTCGTATGCCAGGGCGAAAGACAAGACCGACAAGTCGCTGGAAGGTTTCAAGTTTTATATCAACTCGCTCTACGTGGCCATGACCCGGGCCGTGCGGAATCTATACATCATCGAGCAGGACACCGGGCACCGCCTTTTCCGTCTGCTGGGGCTCGATCTGCCCGGCCGCGAAGTGAAGCTCAAGACCCAGGATTCCTCGGCTGAGGAATGGCAGGCCGAAGCGCACCGCCTCGAAATGCAGGGCAAACAAGAGCAGGCGGAAGCGATTCGGCGGCGCATTCTCGAGACGCAGCCTGTGCCTTGGCCCGTAATTACGCCGGATGGACTGGCGCAACTGGAGTTTGAGGCACTCAATCCGCAAGCCTACAACCGGCAGGCAAAACTGCTGCTGTTCGAGTATGCGGTGATGTATTCGGTGCCCCGCCTCTTCCCGAAACTGGCGGCGTTGCAGTTCAACCCGGCGTTCCGTGCTGATTCCGAGCGGGCCGCGATCGAGAACAAGTACAGCCAGGACTGCCAGGGGGCACATCCGGTTCTGAATCAGAAGATCGAACGCTATGGTGTTGATTTTCGCAACCCGCTCAACCAGACGCCGCTCATGGTGGCCGCGCGACTGGGGCGGAAAGACCTGGTGCGCGACTTGGTTGCGCAGGGAGCCAACACCCAAGCCCGGGATAACTGGGGACGGGTGCCGCTGCAGATCGCGCTACGCCAGGCGTATAGCCGGCCCGAATACGCACGGTCGGCTATCGGCGAGGTCTACCCACTGCTTGCGCCGTCCGCGCTCAAGGTGCGGACGGGTGGGCGGCTCGTGAAACTCGACAGCCATGTCATGGAGTTCTTCCTCCTGCACTCCATGTTGGCGCTGTTTGAAGACGTGGTTCGACGCAAGGTGCAGGTTGCCTTTCCCGCCTTCGAGACGGGTGATTTTGTGTCCGCCCTGGAGCCGTTCCCCGTAAACGTCATCCCGGAGCATCGCCGCCGCCGTCCTTATTTGAGCGGTGTGCTCGCGCGCAACGAACTGCACCGCGGCGATCCCGGCAACCGCCAGCTCTTCCTGCGGGTCAGCCACGGGTTCTATGTACCGAATCCGGCGATGGATATCGAGATCGAGAACGCCTGGATCAATGTGTGCGACCTGCTGCACCTGGACACCATGGACGAAGGCGCCGAAAAGCGCCTGAAAGATCTCCTGGATGTGATGCGGCACGTCCGAAAACAGGGGCGGCTCGAAGACTCAAGCCGTCTGCGATTTTCTCCGTTTCATAGCACACCCGTTGCGCGTACCCTCGATAGTATTGCCCGCAAAGTGCGTGGTGAAGACGTGGCTTGGGAAGATGAATGGGAAGCGGCGGATCCACGATCCGGTGCTACGGCTCCCGACGTTCCGTTCCGGCAGGAACCGGCTGTAGAGACCGTTTCCGTAGCCACCCCCGCCGAATGGCAGCCGGAGCCGGCGCCATGCGTGCCCACCCAATATGAATTGCCCTTGGAGGATGCCGTGGCGGAACCGGCGGCAGTGGCAGCATCACCCGCCGAGCCGTCAGAACCCGAACCTATCGACGCTCCCGATGTGGTTCCCGTGGCGGCGGACCCGCTGACAGTCTCACCGTCGGAACCCGCGCGCCCCCGCGTGGCGGACGCACTGCCCCAACGCGTCGCGGCGATTCCCCAATCCCGTGTGACACCGCGCGGCGCGGAAGGCGCCGACATGCCTCCACCACTGCCTCCGCTCCTTGACATTGCCATGCCGGCGTACACGCAGCGCGAACAGCAGATGCTGCGGCGATTCGAGTTCCCGTCGTACCCATTTCCCGAGGCGGACGCACGTCAGGTGGCCGCGAATCAAGATCGTTTTCGCCCCGCGCTTCTTGGCATAGTCCGAGGGATGCTCGATCCGCAAATAAAGCAGGAGGTAATTGCCGGCCGGCACAACCACATGGGGTATGCTGCCGCGATCTATATCCTCGCGGGCGCCCGGGATCAGGCGCTTTGGCCGCTATTGCTGAGGGTGACGATCGATCCGGACCTCGCCCCTTTCCACCTGCGCTACGAAAAATGGCTGGACTTGCCTCGCATCCTGGCCACCGTGGCACCGCAAGATCTCGCACCCATCATGCGTCTCGGCGCGTGGCGGCCGCTTCCGGGCGCTTCCCGTGGCTTGATCCTCAGAACCTTGGCCTTTCTTTTCTTCTGGAAGCGCACATCGCGTGAGAGTGTAGTCCAAACCCTCCGGCAAACCTTCGATGTCGGGATTCCAGCATCGGATCTCGATCTCTGGGACGTCGTCCTGGATGTCTGCTGTACCGTGCATCCGCACGAGATGATGGGCTATCTCCGGCGGCAGTTGTCTCCAGCTGTTTGTCGCGGACTTGAAGTGAGTCGCGCGGACCTCGAGAATATGAACTTGGTGCCAATGGATAGGGTGCTAGCCGACTCACGCGCCGCCGCCGCCGGACCGATCCGGGGTTGGGAGGACTTTGCCGAGATCGGGCTTGAGGGCGGGCGCTCCCGTGAAGAGGAATGCGATATCAAAGAAGCCGAGCCTATCCACGCGGCACCGAAGACAGGCCGGAATGATCCATGTCCCTGTGGGAGCGGGCGCAAGTTCAAGAAATGTTGCGGCGCAGGGTAA
- a CDS encoding site-specific integrase — translation MLARYDSSLRAASTGVSGPAIQRRNYSPNTIRYYLSTVEDFARHFKKSPDKLGPDHLRSYHAYLLRDRKLAVESVVGRVAALRFFFIRTLKRPEFRDDLPYPKRHRKHPIVLSPEEVAKVINAARSLMHRARLMVLYGTGLRREEVSLLRVDNIDSSRMTIHVQFGKGGKQRFVPLSPVLLNTLREYWRWKKPKEYLFPGTRIRNGKIMPISDKTVYHACVTAAHRAGIRKKVTPHLLRHTFATHMLENGTDIRRIQEILGHGDLATTARYLHISQKHLQSIVNPLDSLPLSPVDKS, via the coding sequence ATGTTGGCGCGATACGACTCATCTCTCAGAGCTGCGTCAACAGGAGTCTCCGGTCCTGCCATCCAGCGCCGCAACTACTCACCGAACACAATCCGCTACTATTTGAGTACGGTCGAGGATTTCGCCAGACACTTTAAGAAATCTCCGGACAAACTTGGTCCGGATCACTTGCGTTCGTACCACGCCTATCTTCTCAGAGACCGCAAATTGGCGGTCGAATCTGTTGTCGGACGTGTAGCCGCACTGCGTTTCTTTTTTATCCGCACCCTAAAGCGTCCAGAGTTCCGAGACGATTTGCCGTATCCCAAACGGCACAGGAAGCATCCGATCGTTCTCAGCCCTGAGGAAGTGGCAAAGGTGATCAATGCCGCTCGAAGTCTGATGCACCGCGCTCGGTTGATGGTGCTTTACGGTACAGGCCTGCGCCGGGAGGAAGTTTCCCTGTTAAGAGTTGACAATATCGATAGTTCCCGAATGACGATCCATGTCCAATTCGGCAAGGGAGGCAAGCAACGGTTTGTTCCGCTCAGCCCCGTGCTGCTGAACACGCTGCGCGAGTACTGGCGTTGGAAAAAGCCCAAAGAATATCTGTTTCCCGGCACACGGATCCGGAACGGCAAGATCATGCCGATCTCGGATAAGACTGTCTATCATGCCTGTGTCACAGCTGCGCATCGCGCTGGCATCCGGAAGAAAGTCACCCCGCATCTGCTGCGTCACACCTTTGCTACCCATATGCTCGAAAACGGAACGGATATCAGGAGAATCCAGGAGATTCTGGGCCATGGAGACCTGGCAACCACCGCCAGATATCTGCACATATCGCAAAAACATCTGCAAAGTATCGTGAATCCGCTCGACTCGCTTCCGCTTTCGCCTGTGGACAAAAGCTGA
- a CDS encoding IS91 family transposase yields MTKPPFEVADIVRVQGHRFLEKHGSGMDFEQVKAFRAIKACRTAALGGHIDYCPGCGSYEKNSFNSCRNRNCPKCQAGLRQRWIAEREREVLGVPYFHVVFSVPHELNVLVRDNHRLFYSLLFSASSKAAVELAADPKWLGAQIGILSTLHTWGQNLTTHPDIHCVIPQGGLAPDHKSWIHPRYRFFLPVKVLSKVFRGKFLHALRRLYRKKKLRLVGPAACLEDPKCFAALIRRLYKKSWVVYAKPAFGGPVQVIRDLGRYTHRVAISNHRIVNFDGEKVTFLWKDYAHESRQGAMTLEATEFLRRFFSHVLPKGFVRIRQFGFLANRFRVKRVTLCPELLGDPVEPSQTLEPEPDPELPEPTAWRCPRCGTRVIRVRIFTAGDWSSRGGFTDGQMCSAY; encoded by the coding sequence ATGACGAAACCCCCATTTGAGGTTGCCGACATTGTCCGGGTTCAAGGCCATCGATTCCTCGAGAAACATGGCTCCGGCATGGATTTCGAGCAGGTGAAAGCGTTCCGCGCCATCAAGGCTTGCCGCACGGCAGCGCTCGGGGGCCACATTGATTATTGTCCCGGTTGCGGTAGCTACGAGAAGAACTCCTTCAATAGCTGCCGCAATCGCAATTGCCCAAAATGCCAGGCGGGATTGCGTCAGCGCTGGATTGCAGAACGGGAACGCGAAGTCCTGGGCGTTCCCTATTTTCATGTAGTCTTTTCCGTGCCGCACGAACTCAATGTCTTGGTGCGGGATAATCATCGACTGTTTTACAGTCTTCTGTTTTCGGCAAGTTCGAAGGCCGCCGTGGAGCTTGCGGCCGACCCCAAGTGGCTCGGCGCCCAGATTGGCATTCTCAGCACCTTGCACACTTGGGGCCAGAACCTGACGACGCATCCCGACATCCACTGCGTGATTCCGCAAGGCGGACTTGCGCCGGACCACAAAAGCTGGATCCATCCGCGCTACCGATTCTTTCTTCCCGTCAAGGTCTTGTCCAAGGTGTTCCGCGGCAAATTCCTTCATGCTTTGAGGCGCCTCTACCGCAAGAAGAAATTGCGATTGGTCGGCCCCGCAGCCTGTCTGGAGGATCCGAAGTGTTTTGCGGCACTGATCCGACGGTTATACAAAAAGTCATGGGTCGTGTACGCCAAGCCGGCATTCGGCGGCCCCGTGCAGGTGATCCGGGATCTCGGACGCTATACCCACCGCGTCGCGATTTCCAATCACCGCATTGTAAACTTTGACGGCGAAAAGGTGACGTTTCTCTGGAAAGACTATGCCCATGAAAGCAGGCAAGGGGCGATGACGTTGGAGGCGACCGAGTTTTTGCGCCGGTTCTTTTCGCATGTACTGCCGAAAGGATTCGTTCGCATTCGGCAGTTCGGGTTTCTGGCGAATCGTTTCCGTGTCAAACGCGTTACGCTTTGCCCCGAGCTGCTTGGCGATCCCGTGGAGCCCAGCCAGACCCTGGAACCGGAACCTGATCCCGAGCTTCCAGAACCAACTGCCTGGAGATGCCCGCGGTGCGGCACCAGAGTCATCAGGGTGCGGATATTCACGGCCGGAGATTGGTCTTCCCGAGGAGGCTTTACTGATGGACAAATGTGTTCAGCTTATTGA